The window GCTTCTGAAGGAAGCTATGAGTAAGAGGATTTACTCGGCTTCTTGAGGAAGCTTCGAGTAGAGGGAGAAAGTCAATAATTTCAACTCAACTTGTCCCATGAGTTAAGGAACGGACGGTGGAGATTAAAAGAATTTGGACCATTTCTTgagtaaataaaatttacaaggttgaaggaaaatattataagatcataaaaatcatatccttaatttatttaataacccacataaaaataaaaatacacccatcttaaaataaattaataataagtcttgatctcaaaatatttaacttaaaaatatttaatagagGACACaaggacctacgtagtaggattCGGGCATTACAACTCTCCCcttcttaaaaataatctcGTCCTCGAGATTGACGTACCTTAAAGAAAAAGGGTGGGATATTTATCCCTCATGTCGTCCTCGTGCTCCCACGTCGCCTCTTGTTCTGTGTGGTGGTTCCATAGTACTTTGACCCTCGGGATTGTTTTGTTGCGAAGTACTCGAACCTCCCGATCCAAAATTAGAACCGGCATTTCCTCATATGAGAAGTCTTTATGCACCTGGAGAGGCGCATAATCTAGCACATGGGTAGGGTCGTGCACATATTTCTGGAGCATTGAGACATGGAAAACATCATGCATAGCTGAAAACTGTGGAGGTAGTGCAAGCCGATAAGCTGCTGCTCCAATCTTTTCAAGAATCTCGAACGAGCCAATATATCTTGGGGTTAACTTGCCCTTCTTGTCGAATCTCATCATTCCCTTCATTGGAGCCACCCGTAGGAATACCTTGTCTCCTACCTCAAAGTGTAGCTCCTTTCTTCTTCGATTGGCATATTTCTTTTGCCTGTCTTGAGCCAAAGCAAGCCTTTTTCTGATGATAGCCACCTTCTCTTGCATATTTTGAACTAAGTCAGGGCCCAACATTCTTTTCTCACCAATCTCGTCCCAATAAAGGGGCGATCTACATTTGCGCCCATACAAAAATTCGTGTGGTGCTGCGTTAATGCTCTCCTGGTGGCTATTATTA is drawn from Juglans regia cultivar Chandler chromosome 5, Walnut 2.0, whole genome shotgun sequence and contains these coding sequences:
- the LOC109006946 gene encoding uncharacterized protein LOC109006946; translation: MQEKVAIIRKRLALAQDRQKKYANRRRKELHFEVGDKVFLRVAPMKGMMRFDKKGKLTPRYIGSFEILEKIGAAAYRLALPPQFSAMHDVFHVSMLQKYVHDPTHVLDYAPLQVHKDFSYEEMPVLILDREVRVLRNKTIPRVKVLWNHHTEQEATWEHEDDMRDKYPTLFL